AACTTTAACTCAGCAAGGCGGGGTGGAAAAATGTCAAAGCGAATCAAAACCAATTATCCCGGTGTCTATTACCGGGTGGCCAAAAGGATCGGCGGCAAGGGCTCCGAAAAGGTTTATTACATTGTTTTTAAAAAAGGCGGCAAGGTTCAAGAGGAAAAGG
The DNA window shown above is from Candidatus Desulfatibia profunda and carries:
- a CDS encoding site-specific integrase; this encodes MSKRIKTNYPGVYYRVAKRIGGKGSEKVYYIVFKKGGKVQEEK